From a region of the Candidatus Eisenbacteria bacterium genome:
- a CDS encoding putative metal-binding motif-containing protein, with protein sequence MRARGCGTKARALVCASFLTIGIARAAQAAPCDSPANAIVAENCLPGNPSTEWDVFGAGDSDIVGFATDISVNRGGTVVFKIDTDATDYRIDIYRLGYYGGLGARHVATVQPSVALPQNQPACLEDVATGLVDCGNWAPSASWAVPANATSGIYLAKLVREDATAGESHIAFVVRDDAGGSAILFQTSDTTWQAYNQYGGNSLYVGSPAGRAYKVSYNRPFTTRGPTPEDWIFNAEYPMIRWLESNGYDVSYTTGVDSARRGAEILEHDVLMTVGHDEYWSNDQRANVEAARDAGVHLAFFTGNETFWKTRWENSIDGSGTSYRTLVTYKETHANAKIDPLPNVWTGTWRDPRFSPPADGGRPENGLTGNIFTVNCCSYAMTVPAADGKMRFWRSTTVATLGVGQTATLGPEMVGYEWDEDLDNGFRPAGLVRMSTTTVNVPQRILDFGSNYGPGIATHHLVMRRTAAGGIVFGAGTVQWSWGLDAEHDRGSDPADVRVQQATMNLFADMGVQPATRQPGLVAAVASTDTTPPSTTITAPANGTLVPGGTTVAVNGTAVDAGGGVVGGVEVSVDGGATWHPAGGRETWSYSWVVPIQSGPATLLARAVDDSGNLGATSAPIAVTIGGLPDPNQGPGGPILVVTRAADPFGRYYAEILRAEGLNQFAVADITTVTSTTLAAYDVVVLASMSLTAAQVTMFTSWVTAGGNLIAMRPDGQLASLLGLTSSGTTLSDAYLLVNTASGPGVGIVNQTIQFHGAADRYTTSGATAVATLYSTVSTATTSPAVSLRSVGTMGGQAAAFTYDLARSVVYTRQGNPAWAGQERDGVSPRRSDDMFFGAAAGDPQPDWINLNKVAIPQADEQQRLLANLVLQMALDRKPLPRFWYLPRGLNAAVLMTGDDHANGGTAGRFDNYIAASPPGCSVADWECVRSSSYIYPGTPLDDSDAATYTAQGFEVALHVLTNCADWTPAQLEAFFSSQLDALAAQLPSNPAPSTNRTHCIAWSDWATQPKTELAHGIRLDANYYYWPPSWILDRPGLFTGSGMPMRFADTDGTLIDIYQAVTQMTDESGQSFPFTIDSLLDRALGAEGYYGVFTANMHTDRASSSGSDAIVDSAQARGVPIVSARQMLEWLDGRNGAAFGGITWSVDTLDFTIGLATAANGLTGMLPTHSARGVLATIKRNGSTVAFTTRTVKGIEYAFFPASAGSWEARYPVPGDTDGDGWAPPADCNNNNAAVFPGAPELCDGLDNDCNGTNDDPFPDLGTSCSVGVGACAATGVRVCASEGTSTVCNALAGSPSTEVCNGIDDDCDGSVDEPFTDLGTSCSVGVGDCTRTGVRVCLGNGTGTTCGATPGTPTTEVCDNHDNDCDGQTDEGNPGGGGACSTGQLGVCAAGTRQCTGGSLVCVRNTAPSAETCNGLDDNCDGFVDEQFPDLGAACTVGVGACLRSGVRVCLGNGTGTTCSAVAGSPSIEVCDGIDNDCDGQTDEGDPGGGVACSTGQLGVCAAGTRHCQSGSLACVPNAVPTIERCNGLDDDCDGQADEPFTDLGSACTAGVGACVRSGTKVCSVDGTSTTCNAVPGSPSAELCDGIDNDCDGQTDEGDPGSGGACSTGQPGVCAAGTQHCQGGSLACVPTNVPTVERCNGLDDNCNGAVDEPFTDLGSPCSAGTGACTATGVKVCRADGTGTQCNATPGNNTPEVCDGIDNDCNGQIDDGDPGGGATCSTGQPGVCATGNEHCQGGTFVCVPNTAPTAETCNGIDDDCDGSVDEGTGGTSCTTGLAGVCAAGTTQCSGAVLLCVANAATPEVCDGADNDCDGQTDDGDPGGGVPCDTGEDGVCAAGTQHCQSGALVCVRDSDPSTELCSTGLDEDCNGQTDEPGCVYCLAANTSTALTRKTAVRLITTVARDRTQTKGSFILPVGVTIAPDAQPVTLRLTDGTGGTYYEGVIPAGKFITSGSRRRFKFSDATLSVAHVRVAKFSVASDGVTVKYSFKMMGLDQPPFTAGNGTALIKVGARCFVDGTDTCTVSTSGSSASCK encoded by the coding sequence ATGCGAGCGCGGGGGTGTGGCACGAAGGCTCGCGCGCTGGTCTGCGCCTCGTTTCTCACGATCGGCATCGCCCGAGCCGCGCAGGCGGCGCCCTGCGATTCCCCCGCGAACGCCATCGTCGCCGAGAACTGCCTGCCGGGGAATCCCTCCACCGAGTGGGACGTGTTCGGCGCCGGCGACTCCGACATCGTCGGCTTCGCGACCGACATCAGCGTCAACCGCGGCGGCACGGTCGTCTTCAAGATCGACACCGACGCCACCGACTACCGGATCGACATCTACCGGCTCGGCTACTACGGCGGCCTCGGCGCGCGCCACGTCGCGACGGTGCAGCCGTCGGTTGCACTGCCGCAGAACCAGCCGGCGTGTCTCGAGGACGTCGCCACGGGCCTCGTCGACTGCGGCAACTGGGCGCCGTCGGCGTCGTGGGCGGTGCCGGCGAACGCGACCTCGGGCATCTACCTCGCGAAGCTCGTGCGCGAGGACGCGACGGCCGGCGAGAGCCACATCGCGTTCGTCGTTCGCGACGACGCCGGCGGGTCGGCCATCCTGTTCCAGACCTCCGACACCACCTGGCAGGCCTACAACCAGTATGGCGGCAACAGCCTCTACGTCGGCTCGCCCGCCGGGCGCGCCTACAAAGTGAGCTACAACCGGCCCTTCACGACTCGCGGCCCGACGCCGGAGGATTGGATCTTCAACGCCGAGTACCCGATGATCCGCTGGCTCGAATCGAACGGGTACGACGTCAGCTACACGACCGGCGTCGACTCCGCCCGGCGCGGCGCCGAGATCCTCGAGCACGACGTCCTCATGACCGTCGGGCACGACGAGTACTGGTCGAACGACCAGCGGGCGAACGTCGAGGCGGCGCGCGACGCCGGCGTGCACCTCGCGTTCTTCACCGGCAACGAGACCTTCTGGAAGACGCGGTGGGAGAACAGCATCGACGGCTCGGGCACGTCCTACCGCACGCTCGTCACCTACAAGGAGACGCACGCGAACGCCAAGATCGATCCGCTGCCGAACGTCTGGACGGGGACGTGGCGCGATCCGCGCTTCAGCCCGCCGGCCGACGGCGGACGGCCGGAGAACGGGCTCACCGGCAACATCTTCACCGTCAACTGCTGCTCGTACGCGATGACCGTGCCCGCCGCCGACGGCAAGATGCGCTTCTGGCGCAGCACGACCGTCGCGACACTCGGTGTCGGCCAGACGGCGACGCTCGGTCCCGAGATGGTCGGCTACGAGTGGGACGAGGATCTCGACAACGGGTTCCGTCCGGCCGGGCTCGTGCGCATGTCGACCACGACCGTGAACGTGCCGCAGCGGATACTGGACTTCGGCTCGAACTACGGTCCCGGCATCGCGACCCATCACCTCGTCATGCGCCGAACGGCGGCCGGGGGCATCGTGTTCGGCGCAGGCACGGTGCAATGGTCGTGGGGCCTCGACGCGGAGCACGATCGCGGCAGCGATCCGGCCGACGTGCGCGTGCAGCAGGCGACGATGAACCTCTTCGCCGACATGGGCGTGCAGCCGGCGACACGACAGCCCGGGCTCGTGGCGGCGGTTGCCTCCACCGACACGACGCCGCCGTCGACGACGATCACGGCGCCCGCGAACGGCACGCTCGTCCCGGGCGGAACGACCGTCGCAGTGAACGGCACGGCAGTCGACGCCGGCGGCGGCGTCGTGGGCGGCGTCGAGGTATCCGTCGACGGGGGCGCCACGTGGCATCCGGCCGGGGGACGCGAGACGTGGAGCTATTCCTGGGTCGTGCCGATCCAGTCGGGACCGGCGACGCTGCTCGCGCGCGCCGTCGACGACAGCGGCAACCTCGGGGCGACGAGCGCGCCGATCGCCGTCACCATCGGCGGGCTCCCGGATCCGAACCAGGGCCCCGGCGGTCCGATCCTCGTCGTCACGCGCGCCGCCGATCCCTTCGGTCGCTACTACGCCGAGATCCTGCGTGCCGAGGGCCTGAACCAGTTCGCGGTCGCCGACATCACGACGGTGACGTCGACCACGCTCGCGGCGTACGACGTCGTGGTCCTCGCCTCGATGTCGCTCACCGCGGCCCAGGTGACGATGTTCACGAGCTGGGTCACGGCGGGCGGCAACCTGATCGCCATGCGTCCCGATGGGCAGCTCGCCTCGCTGCTCGGCTTGACGTCGTCCGGCACGACGCTCTCGGACGCCTATCTGCTCGTGAACACGGCGTCCGGTCCCGGAGTGGGGATCGTGAACCAGACGATCCAGTTCCACGGCGCGGCCGACCGCTACACGACGAGCGGCGCCACAGCGGTCGCAACGCTGTATTCGACGGTCTCGACCGCGACGACGAGCCCCGCCGTCTCGTTGCGTAGCGTCGGCACGATGGGCGGACAAGCGGCCGCCTTCACCTACGACCTCGCGCGCTCGGTCGTCTACACGCGGCAGGGCAATCCGGCGTGGGCCGGCCAGGAGCGCGACGGCGTCTCGCCGCGGCGCTCGGACGACATGTTCTTCGGCGCCGCTGCGGGCGATCCGCAGCCCGACTGGATCAATCTGAACAAGGTCGCGATCCCGCAGGCCGACGAGCAGCAGCGCCTGCTCGCGAACCTCGTCCTGCAGATGGCGCTCGATCGCAAGCCGCTCCCGCGGTTCTGGTACCTGCCGCGCGGACTCAATGCCGCCGTGCTCATGACCGGCGACGACCATGCCAACGGCGGGACGGCCGGCCGTTTCGACAACTACATCGCCGCGAGCCCGCCGGGCTGCTCGGTCGCCGACTGGGAGTGCGTCCGTAGCAGCTCCTACATTTATCCGGGCACGCCGCTCGACGACTCCGATGCGGCCACCTACACCGCGCAGGGCTTCGAGGTGGCTCTCCACGTCCTCACCAACTGCGCCGACTGGACGCCGGCGCAGCTCGAAGCGTTCTTCTCGAGCCAGCTGGACGCGCTCGCCGCACAGCTCCCGAGCAACCCCGCGCCGTCGACCAACCGCACGCACTGCATCGCTTGGAGCGACTGGGCGACGCAGCCGAAGACCGAGCTGGCACACGGCATCCGGCTCGACGCGAACTACTACTACTGGCCGCCGAGCTGGATCCTCGACCGGCCCGGCCTCTTCACCGGCTCGGGCATGCCGATGCGCTTCGCCGACACCGACGGCACGCTCATCGACATTTACCAGGCCGTGACGCAGATGACCGACGAGTCGGGTCAGAGCTTCCCGTTCACGATCGACTCCCTCCTCGATCGCGCGCTCGGCGCCGAGGGCTACTACGGCGTCTTCACGGCGAACATGCACACCGACCGCGCCTCCTCGAGCGGCTCCGATGCGATCGTCGACTCGGCGCAGGCGCGCGGGGTGCCGATCGTGTCGGCGCGTCAGATGCTCGAGTGGCTCGACGGCCGCAACGGCGCCGCCTTCGGCGGGATCACGTGGAGCGTCGATACGCTCGACTTCACGATCGGGCTCGCGACGGCCGCCAACGGCCTCACGGGCATGCTGCCGACGCATTCCGCCCGCGGCGTCCTCGCCACCATCAAGCGCAACGGCTCGACCGTCGCGTTCACGACCCGCACCGTGAAGGGGATCGAGTACGCATTCTTCCCGGCCAGCGCGGGCAGCTGGGAGGCGCGCTACCCCGTGCCCGGCGACACCGACGGCGACGGCTGGGCGCCGCCTGCCGACTGCAACAACAACAACGCGGCCGTGTTCCCCGGTGCGCCGGAGCTCTGCGACGGGCTCGACAACGACTGCAACGGGACGAATGACGATCCGTTCCCGGACCTCGGCACGAGCTGCAGCGTGGGGGTCGGGGCCTGCGCCGCGACCGGCGTGCGCGTGTGCGCCAGCGAGGGGACGAGCACGGTGTGCAACGCGCTCGCCGGCTCGCCGTCGACCGAGGTGTGCAACGGCATCGACGACGACTGCGACGGCTCGGTCGACGAGCCCTTCACGGACCTCGGCACGAGCTGCAGCGTCGGCGTCGGCGACTGCACGCGGACCGGCGTGCGGGTCTGCCTCGGCAACGGGACGGGCACGACCTGCGGCGCCACGCCCGGCACGCCCACGACCGAGGTCTGCGACAACCACGACAACGACTGCGACGGCCAGACCGACGAGGGCAATCCCGGCGGCGGCGGCGCGTGCAGCACGGGGCAGCTCGGTGTCTGTGCGGCCGGCACGCGGCAGTGCACCGGCGGGTCGCTCGTCTGCGTGCGCAACACGGCGCCGTCGGCCGAGACCTGCAATGGCCTCGACGACAACTGCGACGGATTCGTCGACGAGCAGTTCCCCGACCTCGGCGCGGCGTGCACCGTCGGGGTCGGCGCGTGCCTGCGCTCCGGCGTGCGGGTCTGCCTCGGCAACGGAACCGGAACGACGTGCAGCGCGGTCGCCGGCTCGCCGTCGATCGAGGTGTGCGACGGCATCGACAACGACTGCGACGGCCAGACCGACGAGGGCGACCCGGGTGGGGGCGTGGCGTGCAGCACCGGGCAGCTCGGGGTGTGCGCGGCCGGCACGCGGCATTGCCAGAGCGGCAGCCTCGCGTGCGTGCCGAACGCCGTGCCCACGATCGAACGCTGCAACGGCCTCGACGACGACTGCGACGGCCAGGCCGACGAGCCGTTCACGGACCTCGGGAGCGCCTGCACGGCGGGTGTCGGCGCCTGCGTTCGCTCCGGGACGAAGGTGTGCAGCGTCGACGGCACGTCGACCACGTGCAACGCGGTCCCCGGCAGCCCTTCGGCCGAGCTGTGCGACGGGATCGACAACGACTGCGACGGGCAGACCGACGAGGGCGATCCCGGCAGCGGCGGCGCGTGCAGCACGGGACAGCCGGGCGTGTGCGCGGCGGGGACGCAGCACTGCCAGGGCGGGAGCCTCGCGTGCGTTCCGACCAACGTGCCCACCGTCGAGCGGTGCAACGGCCTCGACGACAACTGCAACGGCGCCGTCGACGAGCCATTCACCGATCTGGGCTCGCCGTGCTCGGCCGGGACGGGTGCCTGCACCGCGACCGGCGTGAAGGTCTGTCGCGCCGACGGCACCGGGACCCAGTGCAACGCGACCCCGGGCAACAACACCCCGGAGGTGTGCGACGGCATCGACAACGATTGCAACGGGCAGATCGACGACGGCGACCCGGGTGGCGGCGCGACCTGCAGCACGGGCCAGCCGGGCGTGTGCGCCACCGGCAACGAGCACTGCCAGGGCGGAACCTTCGTCTGCGTGCCCAACACCGCGCCTACCGCCGAGACCTGCAACGGCATCGACGACGACTGCGACGGCAGCGTCGACGAAGGTACCGGCGGCACGAGCTGCACCACCGGGCTCGCGGGCGTGTGCGCCGCGGGCACCACGCAATGCTCCGGCGCCGTCCTCCTGTGCGTCGCGAACGCCGCGACGCCCGAGGTGTGCGACGGCGCCGACAACGACTGCGACGGCCAGACCGACGACGGCGATCCCGGCGGCGGCGTGCCATGCGATACGGGCGAGGACGGCGTGTGCGCCGCCGGAACGCAGCATTGCCAGAGCGGAGCGCTCGTGTGCGTCCGGGACAGCGACCCATCGACCGAGCTGTGCAGCACCGGGCTCGACGAGGATTGCAACGGCCAGACGGACGAGCCGGGGTGCGTCTACTGCCTCGCCGCCAACACGTCCACGGCGCTCACGCGCAAGACGGCGGTTCGGCTCATCACGACCGTGGCCCGCGACCGCACGCAGACCAAGGGCAGCTTCATCCTGCCCGTCGGCGTGACGATCGCGCCCGACGCCCAACCCGTCACGCTGCGGCTCACCGACGGCACCGGCGGCACGTACTACGAGGGCGTCATTCCGGCCGGCAAGTTCATCACGTCCGGCTCGCGCCGGCGCTTCAAGTTCAGCGACGCGACCCTGTCCGTGGCCCACGTCCGCGTCGCGAAGTTCTCGGTCGCGAGCGACGGGGTCACCGTCAAGTACTCGTTCAAGATGATGGGGCTCGATCAGCCCCCGTTCACGGCGGGCAACGGCACGGCGTTGATCAAGGTCGGCGCGCGCTGCTTCGTGGACGGCACGGATACCTGCACGGTCTCGACGTCGGGGTCTAGCGCGAGCTGCAAATAG